A stretch of Desulfotignum phosphitoxidans DSM 13687 DNA encodes these proteins:
- a CDS encoding (Fe-S)-binding protein, whose amino-acid sequence MSPLFMTLLLVVGLGIFARTMYQRILLLMALEPTDRFNRIKDRLKNMVIIALGQKRLVGRKKERAAGIMHALIFWGFCVLLIRSITLYGEGYVHGFQLPLLGESSVLGYLYIALKDIMEGVVLIMVVWAFYRRLVVKPPRLHNTWEAYLVLGMIGVLMISDLLYDGARFNLIASYGNPGDLHYFNNPTFGQEFVWTPVTVLAGNMISGFSAVGMERVMGLMFWIHIITQLTFLNFLPLGKHFHVITSLPNVFLKSLDYPHDKIKLLDLEDESVWEDETLGVNHLHQLNWKQGLDLYTCTECGRCKEVCPTYVTDKPLNLHDFNDTLKAELYANADNLILRAKLAKTLTGDAEKDAKTKEKMAVFKPEKALVGEVIALDTLWACTTCRACEQVCPVTIEHVPRIIAMRQGQTLMQGEYPQELNTAFKGLERNGNPWGIGYDKRADWAEGLDVKLMADHPDAEYLLWVGCAGSFDDRTQKVSKALVKILKAAKVDFAILGTEEKCTGDFARRTGNEMMYQMMATENIEVLNGYNVKKIIAACPHCLNTLKHDYPQMGGHYEVVHHSAFINQLIADGKIRVKKFLAGMLTYHDPCYLGRYNEIYDAPRNVLNTLSSQGLNELPRHGTESFCCGAGGGRMWMEETIGSRINVERSKEIVAENAETVAVGCPFCLTMIEDGMKELNKDEDIKTRDIAELVAEHLA is encoded by the coding sequence ATGAGTCCGTTGTTCATGACCCTTTTGCTAGTGGTGGGCCTGGGCATTTTTGCCAGGACCATGTATCAGAGAATCCTTTTGCTCATGGCCCTGGAGCCGACGGACCGGTTCAACCGGATCAAAGACCGGCTCAAAAACATGGTGATCATCGCCCTGGGCCAGAAACGCCTGGTGGGCCGGAAAAAAGAACGGGCCGCCGGTATCATGCACGCCCTGATCTTCTGGGGATTCTGTGTTCTGCTCATCCGGTCCATCACCCTGTACGGCGAAGGATATGTCCACGGGTTCCAGCTGCCTTTGCTGGGGGAATCCTCTGTTCTGGGATACCTGTACATCGCTTTGAAGGATATCATGGAAGGGGTGGTCCTGATCATGGTGGTCTGGGCGTTTTACCGGCGCCTGGTGGTCAAGCCGCCCCGGCTTCACAACACCTGGGAAGCATATCTGGTTCTGGGCATGATCGGAGTGTTGATGATCTCGGACCTGCTGTATGACGGGGCCCGGTTCAACCTGATCGCCTCCTACGGCAATCCCGGGGACCTGCACTATTTCAACAACCCGACATTCGGGCAGGAATTTGTCTGGACCCCGGTGACGGTTCTGGCCGGCAACATGATTTCCGGTTTTTCCGCCGTGGGCATGGAACGGGTCATGGGGTTGATGTTCTGGATTCATATCATCACCCAGCTCACGTTTCTGAATTTTCTGCCTTTAGGCAAACATTTTCATGTGATTACCTCTTTACCCAACGTATTCCTTAAAAGCCTGGATTATCCCCATGACAAGATCAAGCTGCTGGATCTCGAGGATGAATCCGTGTGGGAAGACGAAACCTTAGGGGTCAATCACCTGCATCAGCTGAACTGGAAACAGGGACTGGACCTGTATACCTGTACGGAGTGCGGCCGGTGCAAGGAAGTGTGTCCCACCTATGTCACGGACAAGCCGTTGAATCTGCATGATTTCAATGACACCCTCAAAGCGGAACTTTATGCCAATGCCGACAATTTGATCCTTCGGGCAAAATTGGCCAAAACCCTGACCGGGGATGCGGAAAAAGATGCCAAAACCAAGGAAAAGATGGCCGTGTTCAAACCGGAAAAAGCCCTGGTAGGAGAAGTGATCGCCCTGGATACCTTGTGGGCCTGCACCACCTGCCGGGCCTGTGAGCAGGTGTGTCCAGTGACCATCGAGCATGTGCCCCGGATCATTGCCATGCGCCAGGGACAGACCCTGATGCAGGGGGAATATCCCCAGGAACTCAATACGGCCTTCAAAGGTCTTGAGCGCAACGGCAACCCCTGGGGTATCGGGTATGACAAGCGGGCTGACTGGGCCGAAGGTCTGGATGTCAAGCTCATGGCCGATCATCCGGATGCCGAGTATCTCTTGTGGGTGGGTTGTGCCGGATCATTTGATGACCGGACCCAGAAGGTGTCCAAAGCCCTGGTGAAGATTCTGAAAGCCGCTAAAGTTGATTTTGCCATCTTGGGCACGGAAGAAAAATGCACGGGTGATTTTGCCCGCAGGACCGGTAACGAGATGATGTATCAGATGATGGCCACGGAAAACATCGAGGTGCTCAACGGATACAACGTGAAAAAGATCATTGCGGCCTGCCCCCACTGCCTGAATACCCTCAAACATGACTATCCCCAGATGGGGGGGCACTATGAGGTGGTTCATCACAGTGCGTTCATCAATCAGCTCATTGCGGATGGCAAAATCCGGGTGAAAAAATTTTTGGCAGGCATGCTCACCTACCATGATCCCTGTTATCTGGGCCGGTACAATGAGATTTACGATGCCCCTAGAAATGTGTTGAACACCCTGTCCAGCCAGGGATTGAACGAACTGCCGCGGCATGGCACGGAAAGTTTCTGCTGCGGGGCCGGCGGGGGCCGCATGTGGATGGAAGAGACCATCGGATCCCGCATCAATGTGGAACGGTCTAAAGAGATCGTGGCTGAAAATGCGGAAACCGTGGCCGTGGGCTGTCCCTTCTGCCTGACCATGATCGAGGACGGCATGAAGGAACTCAACAAGGACGAAGATATCAAGACCCGGGATATTGCTGAACTGGTGGCGGAACATCTCGCTTAG
- a CDS encoding electron transfer flavoprotein subunit beta/FixA family protein: MKILTTVKKVVDVELNIHVENGAILDKGLQYVINAWDENAVEAAVQLKESHKADTTLVSLGSGDNTDIIRKCYAMGIDNAIHIDDPALAKADSPTFARVLQKVYEAGDYDLVITGKQAQDTDAGQAGIMLAQFLNIPCVSNVIKIEVTDDSHIQVSRLGDAGTEILDVTLPAVITVSDGINEPRLPAMRGIMMAKKKKINVMDLAGLGTSFEDVGGTAPTSEIVEFMPTEKRKGGQKFEGEPAEVTAKVVDLLVNEAKVL, encoded by the coding sequence TTGAAAATCTTGACAACTGTGAAAAAAGTCGTTGACGTGGAGTTGAATATCCATGTGGAGAACGGCGCTATTCTGGACAAAGGGTTGCAGTATGTGATCAATGCCTGGGATGAGAATGCCGTGGAAGCCGCGGTTCAGCTCAAGGAATCCCACAAGGCGGACACCACGCTGGTATCTCTGGGCAGTGGGGACAATACGGATATCATTCGAAAATGCTATGCCATGGGCATCGACAATGCCATCCACATCGATGATCCGGCCCTGGCAAAAGCGGATTCTCCCACCTTTGCCAGAGTGCTTCAGAAAGTCTATGAAGCAGGGGACTATGATCTGGTGATCACGGGCAAGCAGGCCCAGGACACGGATGCGGGACAGGCCGGTATCATGCTGGCTCAATTTTTGAACATTCCCTGCGTCAGCAATGTGATCAAGATCGAGGTCACGGATGACTCCCATATCCAGGTATCCCGACTGGGGGATGCAGGCACGGAAATTCTCGATGTGACCCTGCCGGCCGTGATCACGGTGAGCGATGGGATCAATGAACCCCGTCTGCCGGCCATGCGGGGCATCATGATGGCCAAGAAGAAAAAGATCAATGTCATGGACCTGGCCGGGCTGGGGACATCTTTTGAAGACGTGGGGGGGACCGCCCCGACATCCGAGATCGTGGAATTCATGCCCACGGAAAAACGCAAAGGTGGACAGAAATTCGAAGGTGAGCCCGCTGAAGTCACTGCCAAGGTAGTGGATCTGCTGGTGAATGAAGCCAAGGTGTTATAA
- a CDS encoding type II toxin-antitoxin system HicB family antitoxin: protein MKFTLNYWIDDGWYIGKLKEVPGVFSQAETLEELKENIEDAYNLMMEDDSIIPASDIQTAAWS, encoded by the coding sequence ATGAAATTCACCCTAAACTACTGGATTGACGACGGCTGGTATATCGGCAAGCTGAAAGAAGTCCCCGGTGTTTTCAGCCAGGCAGAAACGCTTGAGGAGCTTAAAGAGAATATCGAAGATGCTTACAACTTAATGATGGAAGATGATTCAATCATACCCGCATCCGATATTCAAACAGCAGCTTGGAGTTGA
- a CDS encoding iron-containing alcohol dehydrogenase family protein, with the protein MQYHMPSRLYFGPGQIQELSTLITAKNPVLVTDKGVVKAGLAAPVLDQLGKMPVFDSIEANPKSDTINKIAGELRQQKPDLVIGLGGGSPLDAGKALALLATNPGNIQDYEGKEKYAVDPLPFVAIPTTCGTGSEVTWVAVITDVDRRFKMSIKGPKLYPTVSIVDPDLIATLPAPMIAATGLDALTHAVEAYLAKPATLITDTHAVKAVGLILGSIEKAFADIRNNARHREDLMYGSMVAGLAFGNADVTAVHCISESIGALYDIPHGVANAMFLPHVLDYNLPVCTRKMAALARTTGIDAVSDDQAAKMFIQKIKDLSKALQIPTFRDLDIGSDQFPLIADMSFKNNSNASNPRDLGQADYRNILEAALGA; encoded by the coding sequence ATGCAGTATCATATGCCGTCACGTTTGTATTTCGGACCCGGACAGATCCAGGAACTTTCAACGCTGATTACGGCGAAAAATCCGGTCCTGGTAACGGACAAGGGCGTGGTAAAAGCCGGGCTTGCTGCGCCGGTACTGGACCAGCTGGGAAAAATGCCGGTATTTGACAGCATCGAAGCCAACCCCAAATCCGATACCATCAACAAAATCGCAGGTGAACTGCGGCAGCAAAAGCCGGATCTTGTGATCGGCTTAGGGGGCGGCAGTCCGCTGGATGCGGGAAAAGCCCTGGCCCTGCTGGCCACCAATCCGGGAAATATTCAGGATTATGAAGGCAAAGAAAAATATGCCGTGGATCCTCTGCCATTTGTGGCCATTCCCACCACCTGCGGTACGGGATCAGAAGTCACCTGGGTAGCGGTGATCACGGATGTGGACCGCAGATTCAAGATGAGCATCAAGGGGCCCAAACTGTATCCAACGGTCTCCATCGTGGATCCGGATCTTATCGCCACTTTGCCTGCACCCATGATTGCAGCTACCGGCCTGGATGCGTTGACCCATGCCGTGGAAGCTTATCTGGCAAAGCCGGCCACCCTGATCACCGATACCCATGCAGTAAAGGCCGTGGGGTTGATCCTGGGATCCATTGAAAAGGCGTTTGCCGATATCCGGAACAATGCCCGGCACAGAGAAGATCTCATGTACGGTTCCATGGTGGCCGGCCTGGCATTCGGCAATGCCGATGTCACGGCGGTGCACTGCATCTCCGAGTCCATCGGTGCTTTGTATGATATCCCCCATGGGGTAGCCAATGCCATGTTCCTGCCCCATGTTCTGGATTACAACCTGCCGGTCTGCACCCGGAAAATGGCCGCCCTGGCCCGGACCACAGGCATTGATGCGGTATCCGATGACCAGGCGGCAAAAATGTTCATCCAGAAAATCAAAGACCTGTCCAAGGCCCTTCAGATTCCGACTTTCAGAGACCTGGATATCGGATCTGACCAGTTTCCTCTGATTGCCGACATGTCTTTTAAGAACAACTCCAATGCATCCAATCCCAGGGACTTAGGGCAGGCCGACTACCGAAATATCCTTGAAGCCGCCCTTGGGGCGTAA
- a CDS encoding electron transfer flavoprotein subunit beta/FixA family protein, with amino-acid sequence MLHIIVCIKQVPMVSELPWDPRTGTLKRETAQGMMDPAARRALEAALQIKADRTSGPVSITAVSMGPPMAEEVLYEARALGADRGVLLTDPCMAGADTCMTAVILGKFIKNHCPDAGLILCGSMSSDSETAQVGPQLAEDLDIPAIGYARRLELVDGCIRVERHVDDFLELMEMDLPGLVTIDHAGESDRYTPRYVALGGVEAAFNTGNIQVMNSRALGLDHAFNALKHSPTKIMDVYSPVTEKKGRVLTGAVKKMVDTLFDDYGKIISSAMGKDLKTHDHEEDK; translated from the coding sequence ATGTTACATATTATTGTGTGCATCAAACAGGTTCCCATGGTTTCTGAACTGCCCTGGGATCCCAGAACCGGTACCCTGAAGCGGGAAACAGCCCAGGGCATGATGGATCCCGCAGCCCGGAGGGCGTTGGAGGCGGCATTGCAGATAAAGGCGGACCGCACATCCGGACCGGTCAGCATCACGGCCGTTTCCATGGGCCCGCCCATGGCAGAAGAAGTGTTGTATGAAGCCCGGGCTTTAGGGGCGGACCGGGGCGTGCTGCTCACGGATCCGTGCATGGCCGGGGCCGACACCTGCATGACCGCCGTGATTCTGGGAAAATTCATCAAAAATCACTGCCCGGATGCCGGCCTGATCCTGTGCGGGTCCATGTCCAGCGACAGTGAGACCGCCCAGGTCGGACCGCAACTGGCCGAAGATCTGGACATTCCGGCCATCGGATATGCCCGGCGCCTGGAACTGGTTGACGGCTGCATCCGCGTGGAGCGGCATGTGGATGATTTTCTGGAACTCATGGAGATGGACCTGCCCGGGCTGGTGACCATTGACCATGCCGGAGAATCAGATCGGTATACCCCCCGGTATGTGGCTTTGGGCGGTGTGGAAGCCGCATTCAACACCGGTAATATTCAGGTGATGAACAGCCGGGCCCTGGGCCTGGACCACGCGTTCAACGCCTTGAAGCACTCGCCCACAAAAATTATGGATGTGTATTCCCCGGTCACTGAAAAAAAGGGCCGGGTGTTGACCGGGGCCGTGAAAAAAATGGTGGATACCCTGTTTGACGATTATGGTAAAATTATTTCCAGTGCCATGGGCAAAGACTTGAAAACCCATGATCATGAAGAGGATAAATGA
- a CDS encoding electron transfer flavoprotein subunit alpha/FixB family protein: protein MTNILVVADIKQGELKGSTAELLSKARALGADTAVVAVGGQVKDLADQLAAAGSDTQFIVEDASLEIFSANPFAAAVVKAANEFNADMVWFGFSETGKAAAPRVAVQLEAACATEIIDVTIDGDAVQIIRPAIANKVLQKVKVNTPKLVAVVRAGAFEADPEIAGKENVVALDPPETDTRAKIKELISDASGEIDLTDADIVVSVGRGAKDQTGVDMVKALADDLAAGFGSSRAMVDAGLMAHNKQVGQTGKIVAPSLYIAVGISGAIQHLAGMNGSKVILAVNKDPEAPIFNVADFGIVGDLFDVVPLLKEEIKKIRA, encoded by the coding sequence ATGACAAATATACTTGTAGTTGCAGATATTAAACAGGGGGAGCTCAAAGGGAGCACTGCCGAATTGCTGTCCAAGGCCCGGGCTTTGGGGGCGGATACCGCTGTTGTGGCCGTGGGCGGCCAGGTGAAGGATCTGGCGGATCAGCTGGCCGCCGCCGGATCCGATACCCAGTTTATCGTGGAGGATGCCTCCCTGGAGATTTTTTCCGCCAACCCGTTTGCCGCAGCCGTTGTCAAGGCGGCCAATGAATTCAACGCCGATATGGTGTGGTTTGGATTTTCCGAAACCGGCAAGGCAGCGGCCCCCCGGGTGGCCGTGCAGCTGGAGGCCGCCTGTGCCACGGAAATTATAGACGTGACCATTGACGGGGATGCGGTTCAGATCATTCGTCCCGCCATTGCCAACAAGGTGCTGCAAAAGGTGAAGGTCAACACCCCGAAACTGGTGGCTGTGGTCCGGGCCGGTGCGTTTGAAGCGGACCCGGAAATTGCAGGCAAAGAAAACGTGGTCGCCCTGGATCCCCCGGAAACCGATACCCGTGCCAAAATCAAGGAACTGATTTCCGATGCATCCGGTGAAATCGATCTGACGGATGCGGATATCGTGGTGTCCGTGGGACGCGGTGCCAAGGATCAGACCGGGGTGGATATGGTCAAGGCCCTGGCGGATGATCTGGCTGCCGGATTCGGTTCTTCCCGGGCCATGGTGGATGCCGGGCTGATGGCCCACAACAAGCAGGTGGGTCAGACCGGAAAAATCGTGGCCCCGTCTCTGTACATTGCCGTGGGTATTTCCGGGGCAATTCAGCATCTGGCGGGCATGAACGGGTCCAAGGTGATCCTGGCCGTGAACAAGGACCCGGAAGCGCCGATTTTCAATGTGGCGGATTTTGGGATTGTCGGGGACCTCTTTGATGTGGTACCATTGCTGAAAGAAGAAATCAAAAAAATACGGGCGTAA
- a CDS encoding 2Fe-2S iron-sulfur cluster-binding protein, with the protein MGDIQFEIDGQTVTAVPGMTVLEVARKHGIYIPTLCHHEKLEPFGGCRLCIVEVEDRGWTKYVVSCVFPAAGGIIVRTRSEKVDRLRKTILELLMAHAPDAPQLVELAKVYGADPNRYESDPSFCIHCGLCVRYCAEVARKNAIGFVDRGINKEISFVPEIAAQYCNDCKECFPLCPTSYLQAAFVYAQAMTFPGAGHN; encoded by the coding sequence ATGGGTGACATACAATTTGAAATCGATGGACAGACCGTGACAGCGGTTCCGGGCATGACTGTTCTGGAAGTGGCCCGGAAACACGGGATCTATATCCCCACTTTGTGCCATCATGAAAAACTGGAGCCGTTCGGCGGCTGCCGGCTGTGTATCGTGGAAGTGGAGGACCGGGGCTGGACCAAGTATGTGGTGTCCTGCGTATTCCCGGCAGCCGGCGGCATCATTGTCAGAACCCGGTCTGAAAAAGTGGACCGGCTGCGTAAAACCATTCTTGAGCTGCTCATGGCCCATGCACCGGATGCGCCTCAGTTGGTAGAACTGGCAAAAGTTTACGGGGCAGACCCCAACCGGTATGAAAGCGATCCTTCTTTTTGCATCCACTGCGGCCTGTGCGTGCGGTATTGTGCGGAAGTGGCCCGGAAAAATGCCATCGGATTCGTGGACCGGGGCATCAACAAAGAGATCAGCTTTGTACCGGAAATTGCGGCCCAATACTGCAATGACTGCAAGGAGTGCTTTCCCTTGTGCCCCACCTCCTATCTCCAGGCCGCATTTGTCTATGCCCAGGCCATGACGTTTCCGGGTGCAGGGCATAATTAA
- a CDS encoding acyl-CoA dehydrogenase family protein — translation MDFNPCMKHQLIRKTVREFAENEIRPLAAEMDKGPGFPDDLMEKMKPLHYFGLQVPMHLGGADLDSISYAIVIEEISRVSAALGLCITVHNSVGIYPILRFGTREQQQQFVPPMAAGERIGAFCLTEANAGSDAGGVETVAQETEQGFVLNGTKIFVTNGGICGTILVFAVSDMDPARSSVFIVENHTPGFSVGEIEDLCGMRANPVASLFFEDCRIAADHCLGKPGQGLKIGLTALDTGRIGVAAQALGIAQAAFEESLAYAKARQQFNQPISRFQTIQNYLADMAVQIDASRLLVHRAAALKDKGQPFSAQAAMAKLHCSTTARTVTNLAVQIHGGYGYSKEYDVERYFRDAKVTEIYEGTSEIQRMVIARDLLTRPV, via the coding sequence ATGGATTTTAATCCTTGCATGAAACATCAGCTCATCCGCAAGACGGTGCGGGAATTTGCTGAAAACGAGATACGGCCCCTGGCGGCGGAAATGGACAAAGGCCCGGGATTTCCGGACGATTTGATGGAAAAGATGAAACCGCTGCATTATTTCGGGCTTCAGGTACCCATGCACCTGGGCGGTGCCGATCTGGACAGTATCAGCTATGCCATTGTGATCGAGGAAATTTCCCGGGTGTCTGCCGCCCTGGGATTGTGTATCACCGTGCATAACAGCGTGGGTATCTATCCGATCCTCCGGTTCGGCACAAGGGAACAGCAGCAGCAGTTTGTGCCGCCCATGGCCGCAGGGGAGCGCATCGGCGCGTTTTGTCTGACCGAAGCCAATGCCGGTTCCGATGCCGGCGGGGTGGAGACCGTGGCCCAGGAAACAGAACAGGGCTTTGTGCTCAACGGCACCAAAATTTTTGTGACCAATGGGGGCATCTGCGGCACGATTCTGGTATTTGCCGTATCAGACATGGACCCGGCCCGATCCAGTGTCTTTATCGTTGAAAATCATACCCCCGGATTCAGTGTCGGAGAAATTGAAGATCTGTGCGGCATGCGGGCCAACCCCGTGGCTTCCCTGTTTTTTGAAGACTGCCGGATTGCTGCTGATCATTGCCTGGGAAAACCGGGACAGGGTTTGAAAATCGGGTTGACGGCCCTGGATACGGGCCGCATCGGGGTTGCGGCCCAGGCGCTGGGTATCGCCCAGGCCGCGTTCGAAGAATCCCTGGCCTATGCCAAAGCCCGGCAGCAGTTCAATCAGCCCATCTCCCGGTTCCAGACCATTCAGAATTACCTGGCGGATATGGCGGTTCAGATCGATGCGTCCCGGCTTTTGGTTCACCGGGCCGCAGCCCTTAAAGACAAAGGGCAGCCTTTTTCCGCCCAGGCTGCCATGGCCAAACTCCACTGCAGCACCACGGCCCGTACGGTGACGAATCTGGCCGTGCAGATCCACGGCGGATACGGATACAGCAAAGAATATGATGTGGAGCGGTATTTCAGGGACGCCAAGGTGACAGAGATTTATGAGGGCACCAGTGAAATTCAGCGCATGGTCATTGCCAGAGATCTGCTGACCCGGCCGGTCTGA
- a CDS encoding electron transfer flavoprotein subunit alpha/FixB family protein, which translates to MEKQIWVWADYRNYFQSRVTLQILARATDLAKKTDAVVCAVVFGDRVDEYVAEYIAHGAQKVYVTDDPFLNTYNVESYAFLLSALVRRFQPETLLVGATRFGQEIAPRVAKQLNTGLTADCIDLDIDDKGRLVQIAPSFGGNLIAKIITPNARPQMATIRPGTFQELPHDNDAKGEKIPIPLPDHMPGPRVRCLKSELHPVRARKIETADIVITGGRGMGSKGKFKKLFDLAALLNAEVGATRPVVYADWISSDAMVGQAGKHIRPKLLFSFGVSGAIQHTAALADAKFIVAVNKNPNATMMKLADVALVADANQACSGIIRALKQRIRN; encoded by the coding sequence ATGGAAAAACAGATCTGGGTATGGGCCGATTACAGAAATTATTTTCAGAGCCGGGTGACCCTTCAGATTCTGGCCCGGGCCACGGACCTGGCAAAAAAAACCGATGCCGTGGTGTGTGCCGTGGTGTTCGGAGACCGGGTGGATGAATATGTGGCGGAATATATCGCCCATGGCGCACAAAAAGTGTATGTCACGGATGATCCGTTTTTAAATACATATAATGTGGAATCCTATGCGTTTTTGCTGTCTGCCCTGGTCAGACGGTTCCAGCCCGAAACCCTGCTTGTCGGTGCCACCCGGTTCGGTCAGGAGATCGCCCCCAGGGTGGCCAAACAGCTGAATACCGGGCTGACCGCCGACTGCATTGACCTGGATATCGATGACAAAGGCCGACTGGTTCAGATCGCCCCGTCATTCGGTGGGAACCTGATCGCGAAAATCATCACGCCGAATGCCCGGCCCCAGATGGCCACCATCCGGCCCGGTACGTTTCAGGAACTGCCCCATGACAATGATGCCAAAGGCGAAAAAATTCCCATTCCTTTGCCGGACCATATGCCGGGGCCCAGAGTCCGGTGCCTGAAATCAGAACTGCACCCGGTCCGGGCCCGGAAAATCGAAACCGCGGACATTGTCATCACGGGCGGCCGGGGCATGGGATCCAAAGGCAAGTTCAAAAAACTGTTTGATCTGGCAGCCCTGCTGAACGCGGAAGTCGGCGCCACCCGGCCCGTGGTGTATGCGGACTGGATTTCTTCGGACGCCATGGTAGGACAGGCCGGCAAGCATATCCGTCCAAAGCTGCTGTTTTCCTTCGGTGTGAGCGGCGCTATCCAGCACACGGCGGCCCTGGCTGATGCAAAGTTCATCGTGGCCGTGAACAAAAATCCCAACGCCACCATGATGAAACTGGCGGATGTGGCCCTGGTGGCAGATGCCAACCAGGCCTGTTCCGGCATCATCCGGGCGTTGAAGCAGCGGATCAGAAACTGA
- the fdhD gene encoding formate dehydrogenase accessory sulfurtransferase FdhD, which produces MTIIQDKRIGKRVDIKKRHTQQFRVFECNTDTCDPISMDLIGEEPFLIRIEDHPYSVVMRTPGNEIWHAAGFCLGEGLVNRPEDIRTIGYDVDLDPNVIDIWLTKERKNKIGHLLKRKSFVSQTSCGICGKEMLKDIQSSVQPAPDGFKLSLDRAMTCIAALSKNQKFYQRTRGSHAALLFGPDGETLAFAEDVGRHNGLDKAVGKAFLDHTLARARILVLSSRISYELVQKAARARIPVIISNSRPTALAATMGKSLNMTLAFPVGEDQIMVVCGEHRFIHNSNYMRGIS; this is translated from the coding sequence ATGACGATAATCCAGGACAAAAGGATCGGAAAAAGGGTGGATATCAAAAAAAGACATACCCAGCAGTTCAGGGTGTTTGAGTGCAATACTGACACCTGCGATCCCATTTCCATGGACCTGATCGGGGAAGAGCCTTTTTTGATCCGCATCGAGGACCACCCCTATTCCGTGGTGATGCGGACCCCGGGCAATGAAATCTGGCATGCGGCCGGGTTCTGTCTGGGGGAGGGCCTGGTGAACCGGCCGGAAGATATCCGGACCATCGGATATGATGTCGACCTGGATCCCAATGTCATCGATATCTGGCTGACAAAAGAGCGCAAAAATAAGATCGGTCATCTGCTCAAGCGAAAAAGCTTTGTCAGCCAGACCAGCTGCGGTATCTGCGGCAAAGAGATGCTCAAAGACATTCAGTCTTCGGTGCAGCCGGCCCCGGACGGATTCAAGCTGTCCCTGGACCGGGCCATGACCTGTATTGCCGCTCTGTCCAAAAATCAGAAATTCTACCAGCGGACCCGGGGGTCCCACGCCGCCCTGCTGTTCGGCCCTGATGGAGAGACCCTGGCGTTTGCCGAAGATGTCGGCCGACACAACGGTCTGGACAAGGCCGTGGGCAAAGCGTTTCTGGATCATACCCTGGCTCGGGCCCGGATTCTGGTTTTGTCATCCCGGATCAGCTATGAACTGGTTCAGAAAGCGGCCCGGGCCCGGATTCCGGTGATTATTTCCAATTCCCGGCCCACGGCCCTGGCAGCGACCATGGGAAAATCATTGAACATGACTCTGGCGTTTCCTGTCGGAGAAGACCAGATCATGGTGGTATGCGGTGAGCACCGTTTTATTCACAACAGCAATTACATGCGGGGAATCTCCTGA
- a CDS encoding P-II family nitrogen regulator: MYLLVNVLEQTEHLPTILEEFAGLNIKGSTVINSTGMGRVLMQIGAATPGIEGIKKTLRNMEPSNKMIFTVVRDKETLEKAIGTVKSLCGDLTEPGKGILFALPLSFVEGLSD; encoded by the coding sequence ATGTATTTACTTGTGAATGTATTGGAGCAGACAGAACACCTCCCCACCATTCTCGAAGAATTTGCCGGATTGAATATTAAGGGATCGACTGTGATCAACAGTACGGGTATGGGGCGGGTCCTTATGCAAATCGGTGCCGCCACACCGGGCATCGAAGGGATTAAAAAAACATTGAGAAACATGGAACCATCAAACAAAATGATTTTCACGGTGGTTCGGGACAAAGAGACCCTTGAAAAAGCGATAGGTACCGTGAAATCTCTCTGCGGAGATCTTACTGAACCGGGAAAAGGGATATTGTTTGCACTTCCCTTGAGCTTTGTTGAAGGATTATCTGATTAA